Proteins from one Oncorhynchus masou masou isolate Uvic2021 chromosome 12, UVic_Omas_1.1, whole genome shotgun sequence genomic window:
- the LOC135550465 gene encoding protocadherin gamma-A11-like, with amino-acid sequence MGYTGSSVFTFLFRLAFCHCLMRISNGDLSYSIPEEMKRGSVIGNLAKDLGLDTKRLSGRKARLDMDGSRQRYCDINVNTGDLIVAETIDREELCGPKVSCSLKYELVLEKPLELHFITVQIQDINDNSPRFPNARIDLEIRESADKGARYPLDEPHDSDIGLNGIQSYSLERNVYFILDVQTSSDGGKYGELVLEKELDREQQQEVTLLLTAVDGGTPQRSGTVVIHVTVLDANDNKPVFSQTVYKVRLPENSPTGTVVVAVSASDEDEGANGEVSYEFSRISDKAAKLFSIDKKTGEIKVQGPIDYEENSEYEVRVQAKDGSGLAGNAKVMIEITDLNDNAPVILIKSFNNPIPENVLPGTEVGIINVQDEDSEGNRQVRCSIQQNVPFKLNPSIKNYYSLITTGELDREIISDYNITITATDDGSPPLSSSMTIHVSVSDVNDNPPVFEEQSYSAYVIENNKPGSSICSVTARDPDWRQNGTVIYSLLPSGINGVPVSSFSSINGDTGVIHAVRTFDYEQFRSFKVHVLARDNGSPPLSGNVTVSVFITDENDNSPQILYPAPAGNSLMTEMVPKATLAGSLVSKVIAVDADSGQNAWLSYLIVKSTDPGLFTIGLHSGEIRAQRDIAESDSMEQNLVISVKDNGQPSLYNL; translated from the coding sequence ATGGGGTACACAGGATCTTCGGTTTTTACCTTTTTGTTCCGCCTGGCTTTTTGTCATTGCCTGATGCGCATCAGCAATGGAGACTTGAGCTATTCTATTCCAGAGGAGATGAAACGTGGATCTGTGATCGGAAATCTAGCTAAGGATCTGGGGCTGGATACTAAGAGACTTTCAGGTCGTAAAGCTCGTTTGGATATGGATGGCAGTCGTCAACGTTACTGTGACATTAATGTGAATACCGGAGATTTAATTGTGGCTGAAACAATAGACAGGGAGGAGCTGTGTGGACCGAAGGTTTCTTGTTCTTTAAAATACGAGCTTGTGCTGGAAAAACCTCTTGAATTACATTTCATAACTGTACAAATACAAGATATAAATGACAATTCACCACGGTTTCCCAATGCGCGTATTGATCTAGAAATTCGGGAATCTGCTGACAAAGGCGCACGATACCCCTTGGATGAACCTCATGACTCTGACATAGGATTAAATGGTATTCAAAGCTATTCACTGGAGAGGAATGTCTATTTTATTTTGGACGTTCAAACGAGCTCAGACGGAGGAAAATATGGCGAGTTAGTGTTAGAAAAAGAGCTGGATCGAGAACAACAACAAGAGGTGACGTTGTTACTTACTGCTGTTGATGGCGGGACTCCGCAGAGATCTGGTACTGTAGTTATACACGTCACTGTGTTGGATGCTAACGATAATAAACCAGTGTTTAGCCAGACAGTGTATAAAGTCCGTTTGCCTGAAAATTCTCCAACGGGGACTGTTGTAGTTGCAGTTAGTGCTAGTGATGAAGACGAAGGAGCAAATGGAGAAGTATCATATGAGTTTAGTCGTATTTCCGATAAAGCAGCTAAACTGTTTTCCATCGACAAAAAGACCGGCGAGATTAAAGTGCAGGGTCCCATAGATTATGAAGAAAATTCAGAATACGAAGTGCGTGTCCAGGCTAAAGATGGGTCTGGTTTAGCTGGCAATGCAAAAGTAATGATAGAAATCACTGACTTAAATGACAACGCACCGGTGATATTGATCAAATCCTTTAACAATCCCATCCCCGAGAATGTGTTACCTGGAACAGAGGTGGGGATCATAAATGTACAAGATGAAGATTCAGAGGGAAATAGACAGGTCCGCTGCTCCATTCAACAAAATGTTCCTTTCAAACTGAACCCCTCAATCAAAAACTATTATTCTCTGATAACAACAGGTGAACTAGACCGTGAGATAATATCAGATTATAACATAACTATCACCGCCACTGACGATGGGTCTCCACCTTTATCCTCCTCAATGACTATTCATGTATCTGTGTCAGACGTGAATGACAACCCACCTGTGTTTGAAGAACAATCCTACAGCGCCTATGTGATTGAAAATAACAAGCCTGGCTCCTCAATATGTTCGGTTACTGCCAGAGACCCAGACTGGAGACAGAACGGCACTGTGATCTATTCTCTATTGCCTAGTGGTATCAATGGTGTTCCGGTGTCCTCATTTTCATCCATTAACGGAGACACGGGAGTGATCCATGCTGTGAGAACATTTGATTATGAGCAGTTTAGGAGCTTCAAAGTCCACGTTTTAGCCAGAGACAATGGTTCTCCTCCACTCAGCGGTAACGTGACTGTGAGTGTCTTCATAACAGATGAGAATGATAATTCTCCCCAGATATTATACCCTGCTCCAGCAGGGAACTCCTTGATGACTGAGATGGTCCCCAAAGCTACTCTGGCGGGGTCCCTGGTTTCCAAGGTAATAGCTGTGGATGCCGACTCTGGACAAAACGCGTGGCTTTCATATCTCATCGTGAAATCGACTGATCCGGGACTTTTCACTATTGGTCTCCACAGCGGAGAGATCAGGGCACAGCGGGACATTGCTGAATCTGACAGTATGGAGCAGAACCTTGTTATATCAGTGAAAGATAACGGACAGCCCTCTCTCTACAACCTGTGA